The following are from one region of the Myxocyprinus asiaticus isolate MX2 ecotype Aquarium Trade chromosome 2, UBuf_Myxa_2, whole genome shotgun sequence genome:
- the LOC127453779 gene encoding transmembrane protein 272-like isoform X1: MHSLGTMDPKQMWSYMKSPPVTNIPCLVISKLLFMAIPIAQIAIGAVYLQECPQQHYIPIYVLVCGVFGVFLALLSCLPCATETEEGGPNVLNLICTVWNALVSTFIFCWVISGSVWIYTIYPPNYNQTLAGVPYCNKTLYLFAFWTTTLGYILLALVLLIGCCFCICTCVWPKTEPDGI, from the exons ATGCATTCTTTAGGCACTATGGATCCAAAGCAAATGTGGAGTTACATGAAATCTCCTCCAGTAACGAATATACCTTGCCTTG ttatttcaaaactACTCTTCATGGCTATTCCCATTGCTCAGATCGCAATAG GCGCTGTATATCTACAAGAATGTCCACAGCAGCACTATATCCCAATTTATGTGCTGGTATGTGGAGTGTTTGGTGTGTTTCTGGCCTTGTTGTCTTGTCTACCATGTGCTACAGAGACGGAGGAAGGAGGTCCTAATGTACTGAATCTTATCTGCACTGTGTGGAATGCTCTGGTTTCTACCTTCATATTCTGCTGGGTTATCAGTG GCAGTGTGTGGATTTATACTATCTACCCTCCCAACTACAACCAAACACTTGCTGGAGTTCCCTACTGCAATAAGACTCTCTACCTCTTTGCATTCTGGACCACCACACTGGGATACATTCTTTTGGCTCTGGTGCTATTGATCGGGTGTTGTTTTTGTATCTGTACTTGTGTGTGGCCAAAAACTGAGCCAGATGGGATCTAA
- the LOC127453779 gene encoding transmembrane protein 272-like isoform X3, with protein MAIPIAQIAIGAVYLQECPQQHYIPIYVLVCGVFGVFLALLSCLPCATETEEGGPNVLNLICTVWNALVSTFIFCWVISGSVWIYTIYPPNYNQTLAGVPYCNKTLYLFAFWTTTLGYILLALVLLIGCCFCICTCVWPKTEPDGI; from the exons ATGGCTATTCCCATTGCTCAGATCGCAATAG GCGCTGTATATCTACAAGAATGTCCACAGCAGCACTATATCCCAATTTATGTGCTGGTATGTGGAGTGTTTGGTGTGTTTCTGGCCTTGTTGTCTTGTCTACCATGTGCTACAGAGACGGAGGAAGGAGGTCCTAATGTACTGAATCTTATCTGCACTGTGTGGAATGCTCTGGTTTCTACCTTCATATTCTGCTGGGTTATCAGTG GCAGTGTGTGGATTTATACTATCTACCCTCCCAACTACAACCAAACACTTGCTGGAGTTCCCTACTGCAATAAGACTCTCTACCTCTTTGCATTCTGGACCACCACACTGGGATACATTCTTTTGGCTCTGGTGCTATTGATCGGGTGTTGTTTTTGTATCTGTACTTGTGTGTGGCCAAAAACTGAGCCAGATGGGATCTAA
- the LOC127453779 gene encoding transmembrane protein 272-like isoform X2 → MDPKQMWSYMKSPPVTNIPCLVISKLLFMAIPIAQIAIGAVYLQECPQQHYIPIYVLVCGVFGVFLALLSCLPCATETEEGGPNVLNLICTVWNALVSTFIFCWVISGSVWIYTIYPPNYNQTLAGVPYCNKTLYLFAFWTTTLGYILLALVLLIGCCFCICTCVWPKTEPDGI, encoded by the exons ATGGATCCAAAGCAAATGTGGAGTTACATGAAATCTCCTCCAGTAACGAATATACCTTGCCTTG ttatttcaaaactACTCTTCATGGCTATTCCCATTGCTCAGATCGCAATAG GCGCTGTATATCTACAAGAATGTCCACAGCAGCACTATATCCCAATTTATGTGCTGGTATGTGGAGTGTTTGGTGTGTTTCTGGCCTTGTTGTCTTGTCTACCATGTGCTACAGAGACGGAGGAAGGAGGTCCTAATGTACTGAATCTTATCTGCACTGTGTGGAATGCTCTGGTTTCTACCTTCATATTCTGCTGGGTTATCAGTG GCAGTGTGTGGATTTATACTATCTACCCTCCCAACTACAACCAAACACTTGCTGGAGTTCCCTACTGCAATAAGACTCTCTACCTCTTTGCATTCTGGACCACCACACTGGGATACATTCTTTTGGCTCTGGTGCTATTGATCGGGTGTTGTTTTTGTATCTGTACTTGTGTGTGGCCAAAAACTGAGCCAGATGGGATCTAA